The following nucleotide sequence is from uncultured Draconibacterium sp..
CTCGCCTGAAAATCCTGCCATAAACTGCTCGCGTTGTGTTTCGGTTTGACGGCCAACCCAGTCAACAAAACCATTCTGATGGCCCCAGTCCCAGCTGATTTTCCCATACAAACCTTCAATATTGGGGCGATAATACTCTAAAGTGTCCGTTAGCATGGCCAGCGGGAAATCAATTTTATCGCGGCGCGGAAAAGCTCCAAAAGCAAATTCTTTGTCTTCATCCTGAAACTGGTAATACAAAGTCAGTTTTGGTTTTTGTGCATCTAAATCGCTGCCAAACTCAAGCAAATGGTTTAAGCCTCCGCGTAATTGATGATTGTCGATATCAACACCCACTTCAAAGGCGCCGCGGCTTCCCATAATGGTTTGCGGGTAGGCATATGGCGGCGAAAACTCGCGGTTATCGCCAATGCCTTCAAATAATACCTGGTATTTAAATTCCTGTGCGTTGCTGAAAAATACGCTGAAAAGGAAAATTAGAAGTAGTGCTTTTTTCATCTGAATTTTGAATTTCATTGCGAATGTAATAAAACCTTTATCAAATGGTAAATTGTAAAACTGCTAAATTGTTAAAATGAGACTGGAAACTGCAACTGAAAACTGCGACTGTGACTGCTAACTAACCTTAGTCGCACAAAATATAGTTGTCTTTACGTGGATTGATAACCATCACCGGGAGTTTACCTGCTGCTTTTATCACCTTTCTTTCAGGCAACCCAATCAACAAATCCAGTGGGGTAATATTCGAACTTCCCAAAATTACCAGTAAGTTACAATCGGAAGCCAGGGCCAGTTCCAGCGCTTCAAAAACATTGCGCAAGCTTGATCTACTGCCTTTATAACGTTTGTGTATGATCTTGAATTTCTTGTACAGTTTTCGTGTCATTTCTGTATTCTTCATCACATTGGTTTTGGCTTCCTGTGTTTTGTCGTTTGCCGAAATAGTGACAATCTGAGCAGCATTAAACCGGCCAAAATAAGAGCACCAAAGCGAACTGTCGCTGATTTCTTTGCGCAGGTCTATTGGTTGTAACAAGTGGTTGTAATCCATAATTTTCGACTCCGGATGAACAAATAGAAAAGGAATTGAAGCCTCTGCAAGCGCCGTTGAATAGTTTTTAAAATTGAGTGAGTTTACTACAACGATTATACCTTCATAATCTTCGGCAAGCAAATCGGGAAGCAATGTCTGACTTTCGGATAGTAAAAGTGTGGATACTTTTTGCCCGGGGACTTCCTGTTTTACGATAGCTGCATAATTCTGAAGTTTTTGCTTTAACTCATCACGCTGCTTTTTTTGTTTGGGCTGATAATTATATAGTAAACAAAGTTCTTTTTTGAAAATAGCAGCCAGTTTCAATCCATGAACGATCAGGCCCTGATCCGAATCTTTCAGCTCGGTAAACACAACTATTTTCTGCTCTTTGCTATCGGTCATTAAAGTTTTTCAGGTAAAAATAATGTTTTCAGCCTTGCTTTTATTTGATGTTGAAAAAAATCAGGAAAGGTTAACATGTATTTACCTACTTTTATGCTGCTAAAGCGCCAACTATGATTAACGAAAAATTGCTAAAACCCAACAGTATTGTTGTTGTGGGAGCATCAAATAATATTGCAAAGCCCGGTGGAAAAATCATTAAAAACCTGCTGGATCACAATTTTGCAGGCGATCTTTTTGCAATCAATCCCAATGAAACAAAAATTCAGGGAATTCCGGCTTTTCCCGATGTGGCGGAACTTCCGGAGATTGATTTGGCTATTTTAGCTGTTCCCGCTAAATATTGTTTGCAAACCATTACCGACCTGGCGGAGCAGAACAACACCAAAGCTTTTATCATCATTTCGGCGGGGTTTGGCGAAACCAACGATGCAGGTAAAGAACTCGAACAGCAGATTGTAAAAGTTGTTGATGAACACGACGCTTGTTTGATAGGGCCAAACTGTATTGGCGTGATGTCGCCGTGGCATGCCAGTGTTTTTACCACGCCTATTCCGGAGCTTACCTCCGAAGGTTGCGATTTTATTTCTGGATCAGGAGCAACAGCTGTTTTTATCATGGAATCGGGAATCCCAAAAGGGTTACGTTTTGCCAGTGTTTTTTCGGTTGGGAACAGTGCACAAACCGGTGTTGAAGATGTTTTGGCTTACCTCGATGAACATTACATTGATGGAAAAAGTCCGCGCGTAAAATTGCTTTATATAGAGAACATTAACGACCCGGATAAGTTGCTGTATCACGCTACTTCGTTAATTAAAAAAGGCTGTAAAATAGCTGCTATCAAAGCCGGAAGTTCATCGGCCGGCAGCCGTGCAGCATCGTCGCATACGGGCGCACTAACCAGTTCGGATGCAGCTGTGGAGGCATTGTTCCGCAAAGCCGGAATTGTACGTTGCTACGGACGTGAGGAATTAACAACCGTTGCCAGTGTGTTTATGTGTAAAGAATTGCATGGCGAGAAACTGGCGATTATTACACATGCCGGAGGACCGGGAGTAATGCTTACCGATGCGTTGGAAGACGGTGGATTAAAAATTCCGGAGATCGCTGATTCGGAAGCAAAAACAACACTGTTACAAAAATTATTTCCGGGATCATCGGTGGAAAATCCCATCGATTTTCTGGCAACAGGAACAGCCGAACAGCTCGGACATATTATCGATGCCTGCGAAAATGATTTTGATATTGACGGTATGGCGGTAATTTATGGAAGCCCGGGATTATTCCCGATTGGCGATGTTTACGATTTGCTTTCCGAAAAAATGAAAGTGTGTAAGAAGCCAATTTATCCGATTCTGCCTTCGATAATAAATGTAAAAGATGACGTTGCCCACTTTTTATCGCGGGGGAATGTAAACTTTCCCGATGAGGTGTTGCTGGGCCGCGCGCTCACAAAAGTAATGACTACGCCACAGCCTGTTGCCGAAACGGAAAACGCACAGGGAATCGATCCGGAAGCGGTAAAAGCAGTGATTGCCGAAACAAAAGATGGTTACCAACCACCGGAAGTTATCCATAAGTTGTTTGATTTAGCAGGCATTCCGCGCGTAAAAGAAATGGTAGCCAAATCAGAATCTGAAGCAGTTTTAGCTGCCATGAACATCGGGTTTCCGGTTGTGATGAAAGTGGTGGGGCCGGTACACAAAACCGAAGTTGGTGGCGTAATCCTTAATGTTCGGAATGTTACGCAGGTTCGCAAAGAGTTTCATCACCTGTTTCAGATTGAAGGAACCGAGGGCGT
It contains:
- a CDS encoding acetate--CoA ligase family protein, which encodes MINEKLLKPNSIVVVGASNNIAKPGGKIIKNLLDHNFAGDLFAINPNETKIQGIPAFPDVAELPEIDLAILAVPAKYCLQTITDLAEQNNTKAFIIISAGFGETNDAGKELEQQIVKVVDEHDACLIGPNCIGVMSPWHASVFTTPIPELTSEGCDFISGSGATAVFIMESGIPKGLRFASVFSVGNSAQTGVEDVLAYLDEHYIDGKSPRVKLLYIENINDPDKLLYHATSLIKKGCKIAAIKAGSSSAGSRAASSHTGALTSSDAAVEALFRKAGIVRCYGREELTTVASVFMCKELHGEKLAIITHAGGPGVMLTDALEDGGLKIPEIADSEAKTTLLQKLFPGSSVENPIDFLATGTAEQLGHIIDACENDFDIDGMAVIYGSPGLFPIGDVYDLLSEKMKVCKKPIYPILPSIINVKDDVAHFLSRGNVNFPDEVLLGRALTKVMTTPQPVAETENAQGIDPEAVKAVIAETKDGYQPPEVIHKLFDLAGIPRVKEMVAKSESEAVLAAMNIGFPVVMKVVGPVHKTEVGGVILNVRNVTQVRKEFHHLFQIEGTEGVLIAQMAAGTELFLGATYEETFGHVVLCGMGGIYVEVMKDVASGLAPLTHSEARSMVTSLKSYKILKGFRKQEGVNIDKYVDIIVRLSWLLRFATEIKEIDINPLLGNEQEIMAVDARIRIEH